The sequence ACCATGAGCGGCTGGCCGGCCTCATCTGCAAGGCGCTCATGGCGCAAGGCATCGCGGCTGATGTGGTGGAGAACATCGGCGCGGCCTGGTCCGCCGTCGCGCTGGTGCCCTACCAGGCCTTGATCCTCGACAGGGGATTGCCCGACGGAGACGGGTTGAACCTGCTGCGTCGCCTGCGCGGTTCGGGCCTCGGGATTCCCTGCCTGGTGCTGACCGCGCGCGACGCGCTGCACGACCGCGTGACCGGGCTGGACGCAGGCGCCGATGACTACCTGCCCAAGCCCTTCGCGATGGACGAGATGGTCGCGCGGGTGAAAGCCTTGCTGCGGCGGCCGGTTGAGTGCCGCCCGCTCGATCCGCAGGCCGGGGATGTGAGCCTGCACCCCGGCGCGGGCACGATGTGCTGCGGTGACGAATGCGTCACCCTCGCGCCGGCTGAGATGCAGATCATGCTGCTGCTGACACGCCGCCACGCCGAGATCGTGCGCCGCGGCGCCCTGGAAGCCGCGGGCTGGGGCGTGAGCGAGGCGGTTACGCCGAACGCGCTGGATGTGGCCCTGCATCGCCTGCGCCGCAAGCTCGCCGCCATCGGGTCGGTGCAACGGATCATGAATGTCAGGGGCCTGGGCTATGCGCTTCGTGAAGACGCACGTCCTCAATAGCCCGAGCCCCAGGATACTCCTCGCCCAGGTGATCAGAATCGGCCTCCACCTCCTGCTCTTCCTGCTCGCGGCGGTCGCGGCGCATCTGGCGATGCGCGCGTCGCAACACGCCCTCGGCTTCGGCATGGCCGATCACGCAGCGCCGCGAGCGTGCTGCTGCCGCAGCGGCACGGCGAATCACGGCCATCAGGACGGTAGCTGTCCGGGACCCCGGTCATGCGGCTCGTAAAGATGCCCAGGCTCAGGAGCCTGCGACTCAGGATCATCCTGGCCTATGTGCTGGGCGTGGGCCTGATCATCACGCCCTTCGTGCTTATCGCAGTCGTGACCCTGAAGAGCGACAGCGTGGCGCGCATGGACCTGACGCGAATGGACGTGAGCGAACTCACCAAGGCGATGGCGGGCAAGCTCCGATTCGACGCCACGGGCGCGCCGACAGGCTTCGACGCGGACGACAAGAGCCCGAACTGGGGATTCGACTTCCTTACTAGCGAGGCTGGGTACCGGGTCCTCGACGAGACCGGGAAGACCGCACTCCTGTCCAGGGCCGGCTCAGCGTTCTGGCCTGCGGACCGGGCATCGGCGCGACTCGCGCGCGAACGCTTCGACTTCACCCACGAAGGCGTGAACATGTACGGCGCGACCGAGCCCTTCGAGCATGCAGGCCGCACCTGGTATCTGCAGGTCGGCGTCAGCGTGAGACTCATGGCGCTTCTCTATCGGGTCGCCCTGCCACTTGTGGTGGCCGGCGTCACTGTCTTCAGCCTCGCGCTGCTCCTGGCCTTCGGGCTCTGCGTCTACATCACCCTGCGCTTGACGCTCAAGCCGCTGCGGGACGTATCGGATTCCGCCGCGGCCATCTCGCCGCGCTCGCTGCATGCCCGTCTCAGTACGGAGTCCGTGCCTTCCGAGATCGCGCCCCTGGTCGCCAGCTTCAACGGCGCCCTGCAGCGCCTCGAACACGGCTACCGCGTGCAGCAGGAATTCCTCGCCAGCGCAGCGCACGAGCTGAAGACGCCGCTGGCCTTGATCCGCGCGCAGATCGAGTTGGGCGAGGGGGCCACCAAGGAGCGCGATGCGCTTTTGAGCGACGTCGAATACATGACGCGCCAGGTGCAGCAACTCCTGCACCTGGCCGAGGCGAGCGAGGAGCACAACTACCGCTTCGGGCTTGTACAAGTTCAGGAAACTGCCGAGGAAGTGGTGGCCTACCTGCGTCGCATGGCCGAGGCACAGGGCGTCCATATCGAGATCGTGGCCGCGGAACCGAAGGTGCAATGGCAGGCCGACCGCGGTGCCTTGTTCACCCTGCTGAAGAATCTGCTGGAGAACGCCATCCAGCATGCGCCCCGCGGTTCATCCATCTCCGTGGAGATTCAGGCCGACACGCTGTCCGTGCGCGACCAGGGTCCCGGCGTCACCGACGCGCAACTTCCCCTGCTGTTCGAACGCTTCTGGCGCGCGCCCGAGCGACGTGATCAGGGCGCGGGACTGGGCCTGTCGATCTGCCAGGAGATCGCCCTCGCGCACGGCTGGCGCCTCTCCGCCGAGCAGGCCGCGCCTGGGCTCCGACTCCGGCTCTCGATGCGGGGATAGGGCGCGAGACGGCGGGGACCGCGCCGTCGTTCGCCGTCATCGCG is a genomic window of Niveibacterium sp. SC-1 containing:
- a CDS encoding ATP-binding protein, with translation MRLVKMPRLRSLRLRIILAYVLGVGLIITPFVLIAVVTLKSDSVARMDLTRMDVSELTKAMAGKLRFDATGAPTGFDADDKSPNWGFDFLTSEAGYRVLDETGKTALLSRAGSAFWPADRASARLARERFDFTHEGVNMYGATEPFEHAGRTWYLQVGVSVRLMALLYRVALPLVVAGVTVFSLALLLAFGLCVYITLRLTLKPLRDVSDSAAAISPRSLHARLSTESVPSEIAPLVASFNGALQRLEHGYRVQQEFLASAAHELKTPLALIRAQIELGEGATKERDALLSDVEYMTRQVQQLLHLAEASEEHNYRFGLVQVQETAEEVVAYLRRMAEAQGVHIEIVAAEPKVQWQADRGALFTLLKNLLENAIQHAPRGSSISVEIQADTLSVRDQGPGVTDAQLPLLFERFWRAPERRDQGAGLGLSICQEIALAHGWRLSAEQAAPGLRLRLSMRG
- a CDS encoding response regulator transcription factor, coding for MNRILLVEDHERLAGLICKALMAQGIAADVVENIGAAWSAVALVPYQALILDRGLPDGDGLNLLRRLRGSGLGIPCLVLTARDALHDRVTGLDAGADDYLPKPFAMDEMVARVKALLRRPVECRPLDPQAGDVSLHPGAGTMCCGDECVTLAPAEMQIMLLLTRRHAEIVRRGALEAAGWGVSEAVTPNALDVALHRLRRKLAAIGSVQRIMNVRGLGYALREDARPQ